One Zeugodacus cucurbitae isolate PBARC_wt_2022May chromosome 3, idZeuCucr1.2, whole genome shotgun sequence genomic region harbors:
- the LOC105208490 gene encoding pneumococcal serine-rich repeat protein isoform X1: protein MEVATTNTHHHNHHHQHLGHQLHHPAHRLPMAKSTQHQQQQQQSNHCLTVSNDSAQSGGGGGGGSPRSPFQREVREWQRIYPDTGALLSGRLEADRWINGPLNSYGKISDSQNISQPNGTQHTQRKQLEVLQKRTANGAVQVIRAQTVQTSSSRSWSSSNSNSASTSASASASASPICMQANVVGARSLLHNHNNSNSISNNNNSINNINSSKHFHSTLQQHLAEANTHWLQLSPPTIAATVDISEVSTDDDLDKAVPTIAETPYIVDDSEIDVGNGCGDDADINASATLCNYSISRSGSAGSGGGGSSKGHALLSSAASSSSTLHSQSSALLVPDTAPSLKLSNLMKSSSGGSSSSNNSTKLNTHKSAGGKVSLHAIVGSAGDNNNNSGSASRINNDLTESPKSTATTAKSSNEALSGIKTWQQQRSNARHLEQATLYGQNSNSSKMRVGGADCDDCYAVVSADADESQLRYHQHHLQPQQLRKQQQQQQQSSVVLSETTPPTRRRDLESFRLYGDSTTAATTAGAAADDNAKADDLRLSTRQLRRQQQPFGQLSSSALLQRSHSISTDDLSNEWESNEAVAESNEWRRVSKLRRSFQSSSTANNSNTSDPAVQQPPSSIRRPYDLPASAVSVSRIRAELESGRRLTTAMRNNHVDLAALESILHGPDKTTGASSRNTLLTAESLKEIRGRLKKLSDESLYKDDFIAYQQPPSADEHIEVQQSVRRKLSTPRLQQLTPEESPEISTATQHTSAFKVVGAQRKPTDNDSLTQRSTHLNQKHTSNSLESRQKQRDTNSTEWHSRRKSYGFEKMSPPDNKTMHRMDASTDSGLGRSGELGNWSPTEAAPPRATVIHFGEPAKAVTSAHYRAAKSPLRRTPDEDLLKRHSIAVDESQYVRDNLRKTSQVHLNGFYEPAEPAAKSTVQLSRYDSNAESNQLFQRNTQNAQKRVEFCKTEVHFAAESGRVNIVETDGKPPPTNNFRRRRRTTSGPLQSLTKTASTAGTSTAVSTTTASNVTHFGDDQHQQQRHRTIASSVVAYKATLVEPPTVLNDAQIMPATTNVTVSVQHAEGSRGSYASTTSGVDTTDNENDEIAAIRGILKNKPVKPKPYHLGENIDSADALWGVQLKPVAGGGSSAAREKEDSPTAVLNKSVAERVRIVEKRHEHSAPNGYSTKINLSLDEPAAAARDWPNAGAPMLMPNTDNQPIPNNTNRRASAQELILQDLREHQRMLDEGLKSTSLIIKTMRSANEFDEAMRRLSIASLESSTMPPIVVPTPMLRSNSYQETVRRYSNASLESTERELTTQTVVHTSSSAAALTAATSSRRLSFETQSAFVTPLSLPPAPLVAPRLKLLGSTEVAVSQQLSQLRRMYDIAATQQENDEDAADSADEEVKSYFCAHEQAEQSDSGGGTLESSSQEDERAIEYSSGSWSRMKAKRTIWKIEAEERKAAPAVLDKADLPKSNIMSIELHSPQTSLEKRDSIKRNQTPPVAKPRTVTGAVNATQHPQIHVATTVKQTADRFSAAEQQRQSLKIVKEARGARKLREHELSYFGVPHGQKHEENETKPKQQPNSNANTLSLSKRSLPSRQRLTVIGNEDTKSMRRHEANNTETTTVSGQTQTATKWQLLNDKPDLLRHSPIAVEPQLIRRTADVQRSERNSTSVERNKRMPSTELRLDDELNDAVEDDDDDNEHFYENITNEITPVFKVKSPQPYDRKMDMERDAFILNEMNENADLTMKALSDEAAHKDRRRRRSSLHRRDSKPLETIEEKLVTQKPNDTCIAVKMSRGTLASEAKRHARHTTTSPSPHDTTTRVRTSSQSSVESCPRARSRSLSSEREYENIRTPKPTRTNATATTKIQAKSVSKQQQRSSSRESQRSARLPYSSGDEVNPREEQRVRMKSKRSSNSTSGTTGRSGERQRSSGSSKKDSHHDKHGHHTTTTSSRDVEQRRRAASSTTHASQREERGECVTVPQQQRTASSGRSSSSNKRREEPATNAGSSGRHSSSRNATEKARTSAGVRLLRSLRVGRTDDAKASSTEQRASGHHRSTSEREKAHEKEREKELQSKSRGHSTSKTQHHSSSEHHQHSLTAHSGTMSSKTREHKKATSNAIEKPHERATTPTHSKSSQNINGRHNTTGQHDGHRKHNDHKRAHTRPQQEESRTTKTTTTQRKRSEHSARERT from the exons ATATCCGATTCCCAAAACATCTCACAGCCGAACGGCACCCAACACACACAGCGCAAACAGCTCGAAGTGCTGCAGAAGCGCACCGCCAATGGGGCCGTGCAAGTTATACGCGCACAAACCGTACAAACATCCTCATCCCGCTCATGGTCCTCGTCCAATTCCAATTCCGCCTCGACATCTGCCTCGGCTTCCGCCTCAGCATCGCCCATTTGCATGCAAGCGAATGTTGTTGGTGCGCGTAGCTTATTGCAtaatcacaacaacagcaatagcattagcaacaacaacaacagcattaatAACATAAATAGCAGCAAACATTTTCATAGCACATTGCAACAACATTTAGCCGAGGCAAACACTCATTGGCTGCAACTATCGCCGCCAACAATTGCCGCCACTGTGGACATCAGCGAAGTCAGTACGGACGATGATCTCGATAAGGCAGTGCCAACAATAGCCGAAACCCCCTACATTGTTGACGATAGCGAGATCGATGTTGGCAATGGTTGTGGCGATGACGCCGACATCAACGCCAGCGCAACGCTATGCAATTATTCAATTAGTCGCAGTGGCAGCGCCGGCAGTGGTGGTGGCGGCAGCAGCAAAGGTCATGCTTTGTTGTCATCGGCAGCGTCGTCATCATCAACATTGCATTCGCAATCATCAGCATTACTGGTGCCCGATACGGCGCCAAGCTTGAAATTGAGTAATCTTATG aaaagcagcagcggcggcagcagcagcagcaacaactccACAAAGCTGAACACCCACAAGAGTGCTGGCGGTAAGGTGAGCCTACATGCAATTGTTGGCAGCGctggtgacaacaacaacaacagcggcagcgCTAGTCGAATCAACAACGACTTAACAGAGTCACCAAaaagcacagcaacaacagcgaaaaGTTCAAATGAAGCATTGAGTGGCATAAAAACGTGGCAGCAGCAGCGTAGCAACGCTCGTCATTTGGAACAAGCTACTCTATATGGCCAAAACAGCAATTCATCTAAAATGCGCGTAGGCGGCGCTGATTGTGATGATTGTTATGCGGTTGTGTCGGCTGACGCAGATGAGTCGCAGCTGCGCTACCACCAACACCACCTTCAACCGCAACAGCtacgtaaacaacaacaacagcagcaacaaagcaGTGTTGTGCTAAGTGAAACGACACCACCAACGCGTCGACGTGACTTGGAAAGTTTCCGGCTTTACGGTGACTCCACAACAGCAGCGACGACAGCGGGCGCGGCAGCGGATGACAACGCCAAAGCCGATGATTTACG TCTATCCACGCGTCAATTAcgtcgacaacaacaaccatttggTCAACTGTCCAGCAGCGCCTTACTCCAACGTTCCCATTCAATTTCGACGGACGATCTCAGTAACGAGTGGGAGTCGAACGAGGCGGTTGCTGAGTCCAACGAGTGGCGACGCGTCAGCAAATTGCGACGCTCCTTTCAATCATCCTCTACGGCGAACAATAGTAATACCAGCGATCCCGCAGTGCAACAACCACCGAGCTCTATACGCCGTCCATACGATCTGCCCGCCAGTGCTGTGAGCGTGTCACGCATACGCGCCGAACTCGAAAGCGGTCGACGTCTTACCACAGCTATGCGTAATAATCATGTGGATTTAGCTGCACTAGAGAGTATACTACACGGTCCGGACAAAACTACGGGCGCCAGTAGCCGTAATACATTGCTTACCGCCGAGTCATTGAAAGAAATACGTGGCCGTCTCAAGAAATTATCGGATGAGTCATTGTATAAGGACGATTTTATAGCATATCAACAACCGCCGTCAGCAGACGAGCACATTGAAGTGCAGCAGAGCGTGCGTCGTAAGCTGTCCACACCACGTTTGCAACAATTGACACCGGAAGAGTCGCCCGAGATCTCAACGGCAACACAGCATACATCTGCTTTCAAAGTTGTGGGCGCACAACGCAAGCCAACAGACAACGACAGCTTAACGCAACGCTCAACGCatttaaaccaaaaacacaCCTCAAACAGCTTGGAATCACGTCAGAAGCAAAGAGATACCAATTCAACCGAGTGGCACTCGCGTCGCAAATCATATGGTTTCGAGAAGATGTCACCGCCGGACAACAAAACTATGCACCGCATGGACGCATCCACCGATAGCGGACTCGGACGTTCCGGCGAACTGGGCAATTGGTCACCCACGGAAGCAGCACCACCGCGCGCCACAGTCATACATTTCGGCGAGCCCGCAAAAGCAGTCACTTCGGCACACTACCGCGCCGCTAAATCCCCATTGCGCCGCACACCTGACGAGGACTTGCTCAAGCGACACTCGATCGCTGTCGATGAGAGTCAATATGTGCGCGATAATTTGCGTAAAACCTCACAGGTGCATTTGAATGGTTTCTATGAGCCGGCCGAGCCCGCTGCCAAATCTACAGTGCAGTTGAGTCGTTATGACAGCAATGCGGAGAGTAATCAACTCTTCCAACGCAACACACAAAATGCACAGAAACGTGTTGAGTTCTGCAAAACCGAGGTACATTTCGCCGCCGAATCGGGACGTGTCAATATCGTTGAAACCGATGGTAAACCGCCACCGACAAATAATTTCCGACGACGCCGTCGCACCACAAGTGGACCGCTACAGAGTCTTACCAAAACCGCAAGCACAGCGGGCACAAGCACAGCCGTGAGCACAACAACCGCTAGTAATGTTACACATTTCGGTGATGATCAACATCAGCAGCAACGTCATCGTACCATCGCCAGTTCGGTGGTCGCATATAAAGCTACATTAGTGGAACCACCAACTGTGCTCAATGACGCACAAATAATGCCGGCCACAACTAACGTAACGGTATCCGTACAACATGCAGAGGGTTCACGTGGCAGCTACGCGTCAACAACCAGCGGTGTCGATACGACTGACAATGAGAATGACGAAATCGCCGCTATACGCGGCATACTCAAGAATAAACCGGTAAAGCCGAAACCTTATCATTTGGGTGAGAACATCGATAGCGCCGATGCTTTGTGGGGTGTGCAGTTGAAGCCTGTGGCTGGTGGCGGCAGCAGCGCAGCGCGTGAGAAAG AAGACTCACCCACTGCTGTGTTGAATAAATCCGTTGCAGAACGCGTGCGCATTGTGGAGAAACGTCATGAGCATAGCGCTCCAAATGGTTACTCTACAAAAATCAACTTGAGTCTGGACGAACCAGCTGCAGCAGCGCGTGATTGGCCTAACGCAG GTGCGCCTATGCTAATGCCAAACACTGACAATCAACCCATACCCAACAACACAAATCGCCGTGCGAGCGCACAAGAGCTCATATTACAAGATCTACGCGAACATCAGCGTATGCTCGACGAGGGACTCAAGTCTACATCGCTCATCATCAAAACAATGCGTTCGGCAAATGAGTTTGATGAGGCTATGCGGCGTCTAAGTATAGCTTCACTGGAATCGAGTACGATGCCACCAATTGTGGTGCCCACACCAATGTTGCGTTCGAATAGCTACCAGGAGACCGTACGTCGTTACTCCAACGCCTCCTTGGAGAGCACCGAACGCGAACTTACCACACAGACTGTAGTTCATACGAGTAGCAGTGCTGCAGCGTTAACAGCGGCCACAAGTAGTCGCAGATTGTCGTTTGAAACACAAAGCGCTTTCGTAACACCGTTAAGCCTACCACCAGCACCGCTAGTGGCACCACGTCTAAAGCTGCTCGGCAGCACTGAGGTAGCAGTGAGTCAGCAGCTTTCACAGTTGCGACGCATGTACGATATTGCAGCGACACAGCAAGAAAATGACGAAGATGCCGCCGACAGTGCCGATGAAGAGGTAAAAAGCTACTTTTGCGCACACGAACAAGCGGAACAAAGCGATAGTGGTGGCGGCACGTTGGAGAGCTCTTCGCAGGAAGATGAGCGCGCCATTGAATACTCCAGCGGCAGTTGGAGTCGCATGAAGGCGAAGCGCACAATTTGGAAGATTGAAGCGGAAGAACGTAAAGCGGCGCCGGCCGTATTGGACAAAGCAG atcTACCTAAATCGAACATTATGAGCATAGAACTACATTCACCGCAAACTTCGTTGGAGAAACGTGATTCCATCAAACGTAACCAAACGCCGCCCGTGGCCAAACCGAGAACTGTGACTGGTG CAGTCAACGCCACTCAGCATCCACAGATACATGTGGCCACCACAGTCAAGCAAACAGCTGATCGTTTTTCAGCAGCCGAACAGCAACGGCAGTCACTGAAAATTGTCAAAGAAGCGCGTGGTGCACGTAAACTGCGTGAACACGAACTCTCATACTTTGGCGTACCACACGGACAGAAACACGAAGAGAACGAAACAAAACCGAAGCAACAGCCGAATAGCAACGCTAATACGTTGAGTTTATCGAAGCGTTCGCTACCGTCACGTCAACGTTTAACTGTTATTGGTAACGAGGATACGAAATCGATGCGTCGACATGAAGCAAATAATACAGAAACAACAACCGTAAGCGGACAAACACAAACGGCCACTAAATGGCAATTGTTAAATGACAAACCCGATCTACTACGACACAGTCCGATTGCTGTGGAACCACAATTGATACGACGTACAGCAGATGTGCAGCGCAGTGAACGTAATAGCACATCCGTGGAACGTAACAAACGTATGCCCTCAACAGAGTTGAGGTTAGATGATGAGCTCAATGATGCTGTtgaagatgatgatgacgacaacgagcatttttatgaaaatataacaaatgaaaTTACGCCTGTCTTCAAAGTGAAGTCACCGCAACCGTATGATCGTAAAATGGATATGGAACGCGACGCATTCATATTGAACGAGATGAATGAGAATGCCGATCTGACTATGAAG GCGCTCTCCGATGAGGCCGCCCATAAAGATCGGCGACGACGACGTTCATCGCTCCATAGACGCGACTCCAAACCACTAGAAACGATCGAAGAGAAATTGGTCACCCAAAAACCCAACGACACATGCATTGCGGTGAAAATGTCACGTGGCACGCTAGCCTCCGAAGCCAAACGCCACGCACGTCACACAACCACTTCACCCAGCCCACACGATACAACCACACGAGTGCGTACTTCATCACAATCGTCAGTAGAAAGTTGTCCGCGTGCACGTTCGCGTTCACTCTCCAGCGAACGTGAGTACGAAAACATACGTACACCGAAACCGACGCGCACCAACGCAACAGCCACAACGAAAATACAAGCCAAAAGCGTTAGCAAACAACAGCAGCGCTCCAGTTCACGTGAATCACAGCGTTCAGCGCGTTTGCCATATTCATCGGGCGATGAGGTAAACCCACGCGAGGAACAACGTGTACGCATGAAGAGTAAACGTAGCTCGAACTCTACGAGTGGCACAACGGGTCGTAGTGGTGAACGACAACGTAGCAGCGGTAGCAGTAAGAAGGATAGCCATCACGACAAACATGGACATCacacgacaacaacaagcagtcgAGATGTTGAGCAGCGACGGCGCGCGGCCAGCAGCACTACGCATGCCTCTCAGCGAGAGGAACGCGGTGAGTGCGTGACTGTGCCGCAACAACAGCGCACCGCAAGTAGTGGacgcagcagtagcagcaacaaGCGACGTGAAGAACCTGCCACCAACGCTGGCAGTAGCGGACGTCACTCCAGCTCACGCAATGCCACGGAGAAGGCACGCACTAGCGCTGGTGTGCGTCTATTGCGTTCGCTACGCGTCGGACGTACGGATGATGCCAAAGCGTCCAGCACGGAGCAACGTGCGTCCGGACATCATCGTTCCACCAGCGAGCGCGAGAAGGCACATGAGAAAGAGCGCGAAAAGGAGTTGCAATCCAAATCGCGAG GTCACTCAACCAGCAAAACCCAGCACCACAGCAGTAGTGAGCACCACCAACATTCACTAACCGCACATAGCGGTACAATGTCCAGTAAAACACGCGAACACAAGAAAGCAACCTCAAACGCCATTGAGAAGCCGCACGAACGAGCCACCACACCAAC ACACAGTAAAAGCTCGCAAAACATAAATGGACGACATAATACTACTGGACAACATGATGGCCACCGCAAACATAACGATCATAAACGAGCACACACACGACCACAACAAGAAGAGAGCAGAACAACGAAGACGACGACGACGCAGCGAAAGCGTAGTGAACATAGCGCAAGGGAGCGCACATAA